The following are encoded in a window of Mannheimia varigena genomic DNA:
- a CDS encoding excalibur calcium-binding domain-containing protein: protein MKKALLAFSILFVSYSAHAAKCADFATQAQAQSYMHQYSAYNLDRDRDGIACEHLPRR from the coding sequence GTGAAAAAAGCTCTTTTAGCCTTCTCAATCTTATTTGTTTCTTATTCTGCACACGCAGCTAAATGTGCTGATTTTGCAACACAAGCACAGGCACAATCTTATATGCATCAATATAGTGCATATAATTTAGACAGAGATCGTGATGGCATTGCCTGTGAACATCTACCACGCCGCTAA
- a CDS encoding helix-turn-helix domain-containing protein — MNVNEKVRFLREARGWSQEEMAERVGLSVHGYSKIERG, encoded by the coding sequence ATGAATGTGAATGAAAAAGTCCGTTTTTTGCGTGAAGCGAGAGGTTGGTCTCAGGAAGAAATGGCTGAAAGAGTTGGGCTTTCCGTACACGGTTATTCCAAAATTGAGAGAGGATAA
- the pepT gene encoding peptidase T, with product MKQALLNRLLRYTQIYTTSDPKSQSVPSSPQQWDLLNLLKAEVESMGLTEIFLDPNGYLFATLPANTDISIPVLGLIAHVDTSPDFNGKNVKPQVIECYQGGDILLSGSGDKLSPNDFPNLNKLIGDTLVTTDGTSLLGADDKSGIAIILSAIEYLQANPQISHGKIRIGFTTDEEIGRGADHFDVKAFGADVAFTLDGGPLGELQYENFNADAAVVTFFGRSVHPGTAKGKMINALERACEFQNRLPPHLTPATSEHRKGFIMMHDIEGGVDKVEVRYILRSFEREELATFGKMLTDTIAEMQKIYGENCGKVEIIEQYRNMREVLDGYPYLIEIAEKVMREQGIEPNLEPIRGGTDGSRLSFMGLPCPNLFTGGENFHGRFEFISVDTMEKAATVVVGISTGFTKHQF from the coding sequence ATGAAACAAGCTCTTCTCAACCGTCTTTTACGTTATACCCAAATCTACACTACTTCTGACCCGAAAAGCCAAAGCGTGCCAAGTTCTCCTCAACAATGGGATTTGCTCAACCTTTTGAAAGCAGAGGTGGAATCAATGGGGCTGACGGAAATTTTTCTCGATCCTAACGGCTATCTGTTTGCTACACTGCCTGCCAATACGGATATCTCCATTCCTGTGTTGGGATTGATTGCACACGTTGATACTTCACCCGATTTTAATGGTAAGAACGTTAAGCCACAGGTGATTGAATGCTATCAAGGTGGCGATATTTTATTAAGCGGTAGTGGTGATAAGCTCTCGCCGAACGACTTTCCAAATTTAAACAAACTTATTGGCGACACATTGGTAACGACTGACGGCACAAGTCTGCTAGGAGCGGATGATAAGTCGGGCATTGCGATTATTCTCTCGGCGATTGAGTATTTACAAGCTAATCCGCAGATTTCGCACGGCAAAATCCGCATTGGTTTTACCACCGATGAAGAGATTGGACGTGGTGCAGATCATTTTGATGTAAAAGCTTTTGGTGCCGATGTAGCGTTTACGCTTGATGGTGGTCCGCTTGGCGAGTTGCAGTATGAGAATTTCAATGCCGATGCTGCAGTGGTAACTTTCTTTGGTCGCAGCGTTCACCCCGGCACGGCAAAAGGTAAAATGATCAATGCGTTAGAACGAGCGTGTGAATTCCAGAACCGTTTACCGCCACATTTAACCCCGGCAACCAGTGAGCATCGTAAAGGTTTTATTATGATGCACGATATTGAAGGCGGTGTAGATAAAGTAGAAGTGCGTTATATTCTTCGTAGTTTTGAGCGTGAAGAGCTGGCAACATTTGGCAAAATGTTGACAGATACGATAGCAGAAATGCAGAAAATTTACGGCGAAAACTGCGGCAAAGTTGAGATTATTGAACAGTATCGCAATATGCGTGAGGTATTAGACGGCTATCCATACCTGATTGAGATTGCGGAAAAAGTAATGCGGGAGCAGGGCATTGAGCCGAATTTAGAGCCAATTCGAGGTGGTACAGATGGCTCTCGTTTGTCGTTTATGGGATTACCTTGCCCGAATTTATTTACCGGAGGAGAGAACTTCCACGGACGTTTTGAATTTATTTCTGTTGATACAATGGAAAAGGCGGCAACGGTTGTAGTTGGTATTTCAACAGGTTTTACCAAGCATCAATTTTAG
- a CDS encoding GDP-L-fucose synthase — protein MKKITIIGLGWLGLPLAQKLQNEGWQVAGTKRTVGDIPVECYPLDLNHFAITPDIELILATDAMVITLPPSTTSEEDYFLGIQKLTSFAMTKGLKHLIFISSTSVLPMSEGNFTEDTEVDPNSLLAKVENWLLSQKLDCDILRLAGLAGKQRHPVFYLVGKSNLKSPNQPVNLVHLEDCLSAISLLLAKPNGQRIFHLCAEQHPTRKAYYSEIAKRLGLADLQFSDENQPLVRVVKADKICRELGFVYRYPNPYDFKLDI, from the coding sequence ATGAAAAAAATCACCATTATTGGCTTAGGTTGGCTCGGTTTACCGCTCGCCCAAAAATTACAAAATGAGGGCTGGCAAGTTGCCGGCACAAAACGCACAGTGGGCGATATACCAGTTGAGTGTTATCCGCTAGACTTAAATCATTTTGCTATTACGCCTGACATTGAGCTTATTTTGGCAACTGATGCAATGGTGATTACTTTGCCGCCTTCTACGACAAGTGAAGAGGATTATTTTTTAGGTATTCAAAAACTTACATCATTTGCGATGACTAAAGGCTTAAAACATTTGATTTTTATCAGCTCGACCTCAGTTTTGCCGATGTCGGAGGGGAATTTTACCGAAGATACTGAAGTGGATCCAAATTCGTTGCTTGCAAAAGTAGAAAATTGGTTGTTAAGCCAAAAACTTGATTGCGATATTTTGCGATTAGCTGGACTAGCCGGTAAGCAACGCCACCCTGTGTTTTATTTGGTGGGAAAATCGAATTTGAAATCACCAAACCAACCCGTGAATTTAGTCCATTTAGAGGATTGTTTATCCGCAATTTCCCTGCTTTTAGCGAAGCCAAACGGGCAACGCATTTTCCATTTGTGTGCCGAACAGCATCCTACTCGTAAAGCGTATTATAGCGAAATAGCAAAACGCTTAGGCTTGGCAGATTTGCAATTTTCTGATGAAAATCAACCGCTTGTAAGAGTAGTAAAAGCAGACAAAATTTGCAGAGAGCTAGGCTTTGTTTATCGCTATCCGAATCCTTACGATTTTAAATTAGATATTTAG
- a CDS encoding metal ABC transporter permease, whose translation MLDVLLEPFAYNYMQKAIFVSMGVGLVCAFLSAFLMLKGWSLIGDALSHAVVPGVAIAYALKLPYAVGAFFSGILAALSILWVKSLTKIKEDAVIGFIFTTFFALGMFIVSLNPTSVDVNSIVMGNILGIADEDLWQVVLIIAISLLGLILFWKDLLLVFFDEHHALSVGISPLRYKVIFFTLLSACVVVALQTVGAILVIAMVVTPGATAYLLSDRFSKVVMIAMIIGTLTSGLGAYLSYFLDGATGALIVCLQTLIFLAAFCFAPKYGLVSQKGQFVKGGEREGEEQNA comes from the coding sequence ATGCTTGATGTTTTATTAGAACCCTTTGCCTACAACTATATGCAAAAAGCGATTTTTGTGAGTATGGGAGTGGGCTTGGTTTGTGCTTTTCTCTCCGCTTTTTTAATGTTAAAAGGCTGGTCTTTAATTGGTGATGCCTTGTCGCACGCAGTCGTGCCAGGAGTTGCTATTGCTTATGCGTTAAAATTACCTTACGCCGTTGGGGCGTTTTTTTCAGGGATTTTGGCGGCTCTCTCTATTCTTTGGGTAAAAAGCCTCACAAAAATTAAAGAAGATGCTGTCATCGGCTTTATTTTTACCACCTTTTTCGCCTTAGGTATGTTTATTGTTTCCTTAAATCCGACATCAGTGGACGTAAATTCCATTGTGATGGGAAATATTTTAGGGATTGCTGATGAAGATTTGTGGCAAGTGGTACTGATTATCGCCATTTCGTTACTCGGTTTGATCCTATTTTGGAAGGATTTGCTACTCGTCTTTTTTGACGAGCACCACGCTCTTTCAGTGGGTATTTCGCCATTACGCTATAAAGTCATCTTCTTTACTCTGTTAAGTGCCTGTGTGGTAGTGGCATTACAAACTGTTGGGGCAATTTTAGTGATTGCGATGGTGGTAACACCGGGAGCAACGGCGTATTTATTGTCGGATCGTTTCTCTAAAGTCGTAATGATTGCAATGATTATCGGCACACTAACTTCAGGGCTAGGAGCATATTTAAGCTACTTTTTAGATGGGGCAACAGGAGCTCTGATTGTATGCCTACAAACCTTGATTTTTCTCGCTGCATTTTGTTTCGCTCCTAAATATGGTTTAGTGTCGCAAAAAGGTCAATTTGTGAAAGGAGGAGAGCGAGAAGGGGAGGAGCAAAATGCTTGA
- a CDS encoding metal ABC transporter permease, which produces MLDWILEPLQFEFMQTALITAILVASVSAVLSCYLVLKGWSLMGDAISHAVLPGVVISSLLGLPLAIGAFSSGLFCALSVGYLKENSRLKEDTIMGIVFSGMFAFGILLFTAFNTGEHLTHILFGNLLGVTKSDLIQTVVVSLFTFTVMLLKRKDFLLYCFDMNQAKVVGLPVKLLHYGLLSLLALTIISAMQVVGVILVVAMLITPGITAYLLTKRFDKMLAIALVISVGSSVFGTLLSYHIDAATGPTIILVQAVIFFLSFAYSKIR; this is translated from the coding sequence ATGCTTGATTGGATTTTAGAACCTCTTCAGTTTGAGTTTATGCAAACTGCCCTCATCACAGCTATTTTAGTGGCGAGTGTGAGTGCCGTTCTCTCTTGCTATTTAGTGTTGAAGGGGTGGTCTTTAATGGGGGATGCCATTTCCCACGCAGTATTGCCGGGTGTGGTGATTTCTTCATTATTAGGTTTACCACTTGCGATTGGTGCATTTTCTTCGGGCTTATTTTGTGCGTTATCGGTTGGCTATTTAAAAGAGAACAGTCGTTTAAAAGAAGACACCATTATGGGGATTGTGTTTTCGGGTATGTTTGCCTTTGGGATTCTATTATTTACCGCATTTAATACGGGTGAACATTTAACCCATATTTTATTTGGAAACTTATTGGGTGTAACGAAAAGCGATTTAATCCAAACAGTAGTAGTCAGCCTTTTCACCTTTACAGTTATGCTGCTCAAACGTAAAGATTTTTTACTTTATTGTTTTGATATGAATCAAGCCAAAGTGGTTGGTTTACCGGTGAAATTATTACACTATGGCTTGCTATCACTATTAGCTTTAACTATTATCAGTGCAATGCAAGTTGTAGGGGTGATTTTAGTGGTGGCAATGCTGATTACACCGGGGATTACTGCTTACTTGCTCACAAAGCGGTTTGATAAAATGCTTGCCATTGCGTTAGTGATTTCCGTCGGTTCATCTGTATTTGGTACTTTACTAAGCTACCATATTGATGCTGCTACAGGTCCGACTATCATTCTAGTACAAGCGGTCATTTTTTTCCTAAGTTTTGCGTATTCTAAAATCCGCTAA
- a CDS encoding metal ABC transporter ATP-binding protein → MTTHSTSISVENLSVRYNNGHIALHDVSFQLENGTICALIGVNGGGKSTLFKSLMGLVKPLTGSVKLSQLPISKALKQNLVSYVPQSEEVDWQFPVSVYDVVMMGRYGYMNFLRIPRGIDKQKAEQAMERVGVLHLKERQIGELSGGQKKRVFLARALAQESKIILLDEPFTGVDVKTENAIVELLKQLKEEGHLILVSTHNLASVPSFCDQVLMINRTLLAAGKTEETFNNQNLERVFGGLLHYQK, encoded by the coding sequence ATGACAACACATTCAACCTCCATTTCCGTCGAAAATTTATCCGTCCGTTACAATAACGGACACATCGCCTTGCACGATGTGTCGTTTCAGCTTGAAAACGGTACGATTTGTGCATTAATCGGGGTAAATGGAGGGGGTAAATCCACACTTTTTAAAAGTTTAATGGGGCTGGTAAAACCACTTACCGGCTCGGTTAAACTGAGTCAATTACCCATTTCTAAAGCCTTAAAGCAAAATTTAGTCTCTTATGTGCCACAAAGTGAAGAGGTAGACTGGCAATTCCCTGTTTCTGTTTATGATGTCGTAATGATGGGGCGATACGGCTATATGAATTTCTTGCGTATTCCTCGTGGAATTGACAAACAAAAAGCAGAACAAGCAATGGAGCGTGTCGGTGTTTTGCATCTGAAAGAACGACAAATTGGCGAACTTTCCGGTGGGCAGAAAAAGCGAGTCTTTCTCGCCCGAGCCTTAGCCCAAGAAAGTAAGATTATTTTGTTAGATGAGCCTTTTACAGGTGTTGATGTAAAAACTGAAAATGCCATTGTTGAATTGCTCAAACAGCTCAAAGAAGAAGGGCATTTGATTTTAGTTTCTACTCATAATCTTGCCAGCGTGCCAAGTTTTTGCGATCAGGTGTTAATGATCAACCGAACATTATTAGCCGCAGGCAAAACAGAAGAAACCTTTAATAATCAAAACCTAGAAAGGGTATTTGGTGGTTTATTGCATTATCAAAAATAG
- a CDS encoding metal ABC transporter substrate-binding protein, with protein MKLSTIKKALVLTFGLSSAMAMAEPFKVVTTFTVIQDIAQNVAGDKATVESITKPGAEIHDYQPTPKDIVKAQKADLVLWNGMNLERWFERFFENVKGKPAVVVTEGITPMPITEGEYKNLPNPHAWMSTDNALIYIENIRAALVKYDPKNAETYNANAKAYAEKVKGIAEPLRQRLAFIPEQQRWLVTSEGAFSYLAKDYNLKELYLWAINAEEQGSPKQVKKVIDGVKANKIPVVFSESTVSDKPAKQVAKETGALYGGVIYVDSLSEKDGPVPTYLDLLNVTISTIVEGFERSKK; from the coding sequence ATGAAATTATCAACAATCAAAAAAGCATTAGTCTTAACCTTTGGCTTAAGCTCTGCAATGGCAATGGCAGAACCGTTTAAAGTTGTAACCACCTTTACCGTTATTCAAGATATTGCACAAAACGTAGCAGGTGATAAAGCTACAGTTGAATCAATTACTAAACCCGGGGCGGAAATTCACGATTATCAACCTACGCCAAAAGATATTGTGAAAGCCCAAAAAGCTGATTTAGTATTGTGGAACGGTATGAACCTAGAGCGTTGGTTTGAGCGTTTCTTTGAAAATGTAAAAGGTAAACCTGCTGTTGTTGTAACTGAAGGTATTACGCCAATGCCAATTACCGAAGGCGAATATAAAAATCTGCCAAATCCACACGCTTGGATGTCCACCGACAATGCATTAATTTACATTGAAAACATTCGTGCAGCTTTAGTAAAATACGACCCTAAAAATGCCGAAACTTACAATGCTAATGCAAAAGCCTATGCTGAAAAAGTAAAAGGCATTGCAGAACCACTACGCCAACGTTTAGCCTTTATTCCGGAACAGCAACGCTGGTTGGTTACAAGCGAAGGGGCATTTAGCTATCTTGCAAAAGACTACAACTTAAAAGAGCTTTATTTATGGGCGATCAATGCCGAAGAGCAAGGCTCACCGAAACAAGTTAAAAAAGTGATTGATGGCGTGAAAGCGAATAAAATCCCTGTTGTCTTTAGTGAAAGTACCGTTTCTGACAAACCTGCTAAACAAGTGGCAAAAGAAACCGGTGCGTTATACGGTGGTGTGATTTATGTAGATTCACTTTCAGAAAAAGATGGTCCTGTACCAACTTATTTAGATCTACTGAATGTTACCATCAGCACCATTGTTGAAGGTTTCGAGCGTAGTAAAAAATAA
- a CDS encoding bifunctional tRNA (adenosine(37)-C2)-methyltransferase TrmG/ribosomal RNA large subunit methyltransferase RlmN, with amino-acid sequence MSEQITNAACGVADQPKEKINLLNLNRQEMRELFAEMGEKPFRADQLMKWIYHFGEDNFDNMSNINKVLREKLKRIAEIKAPEVAVEQRSADGTIKWAMQVGDQQIETVYIPEDDRATLCVSSQVGCALACTFCSTAQQGFNRNLSVSEIIGQVWRASKIIGNFGVTGVRPITNVVMMGMGEPLLNMNNVIPAMEIMLDDFAYGLSKRRVTLSTSGVVPALDKMREQIDVALAISLHAPNDELRDVLVPINKKYNIKMLIESVNKYLEVSNANHGKVTIEYVMLDHVNDSTDHAHQLAEVLKNTPCKVNLIPWNPFPEAPYGKSSNSRVDRFQKTLMEYGFTVTVRKTRGDDIDAACGQLAGDVIDRTKRTLEKRKFGQGIDVKTH; translated from the coding sequence ATGTCAGAACAAATCACTAATGCTGCCTGTGGAGTAGCAGACCAACCGAAAGAAAAAATCAATTTATTAAACCTAAACCGCCAAGAAATGCGTGAGCTGTTTGCCGAAATGGGGGAAAAACCTTTCCGTGCCGATCAGCTAATGAAATGGATTTACCATTTTGGGGAAGATAATTTCGATAATATGAGCAATATCAATAAGGTATTGCGTGAGAAATTAAAACGCATTGCGGAAATCAAAGCACCGGAAGTGGCGGTAGAACAACGCTCGGCAGATGGTACAATCAAATGGGCTATGCAAGTAGGCGATCAGCAAATCGAAACCGTGTATATCCCGGAAGATGATCGTGCAACCCTTTGTGTATCTTCACAAGTAGGCTGTGCGTTAGCTTGTACTTTCTGCTCAACGGCACAACAAGGTTTTAACCGAAATTTAAGCGTGTCAGAAATTATCGGGCAAGTGTGGCGAGCTTCTAAAATTATCGGTAACTTTGGCGTAACCGGTGTACGTCCGATTACCAATGTAGTGATGATGGGAATGGGCGAGCCGCTTCTGAATATGAACAATGTGATTCCTGCAATGGAAATTATGTTGGACGATTTTGCCTACGGTTTATCCAAACGCCGTGTAACCCTTTCCACCTCAGGGGTTGTGCCGGCATTAGATAAAATGCGTGAGCAAATTGATGTGGCGTTAGCGATCTCGCTCCACGCACCGAATGATGAATTGCGTGATGTGTTAGTGCCGATTAATAAAAAATATAACATCAAAATGTTGATAGAGTCGGTGAATAAATACCTTGAAGTATCAAATGCAAATCACGGTAAAGTAACGATTGAATATGTAATGCTCGATCACGTCAATGACAGCACAGATCACGCACATCAACTTGCGGAAGTGTTGAAAAATACCCCGTGTAAAGTGAACTTAATTCCTTGGAATCCGTTCCCGGAAGCTCCTTATGGCAAGAGTTCAAATTCCCGTGTTGATCGCTTCCAAAAAACGCTGATGGAGTACGGCTTCACCGTAACAGTGCGTAAAACCCGAGGCGATGACATTGACGCTGCTTGCGGTCAGCTTGCCGGCGATGTGATCGACCGCACCAAACGCACCCTAGAAAAACGTAAGTTTGGACAAGGGATTGATGTGAAAACGCATTAA
- a CDS encoding S8 family peptidase, with amino-acid sequence MKKYIFKPTLVSALVASVVTTGVYAEEDIEKQEKQAIPSIINPHNQIGLTKPIAEKYSGKGVNIGVLDGGFMVEHTLVDRSKLHSVTFELTDSSGKKRLYAPHIYEIETEQDEEGNEKKVYSMHGGQVAGIIGAKSAAQHQYAGGIAKNSEIYITSIDPQKTEEDTSKSDDGRSDILLGETSDLKDGRRAFSTAINKLVEKNVLAINNSWNEDAATDSALELEQKYKEAIVQAKDNVLINAIKAAVQENTLMVFAAGNESKKQPGIMAALPQYLPELESHYLSVVGVDDGKNLSEYSNHCGVSKNWCVAAPGNLTVLATDGAEENKKYSGLKLDAGTSYSTPVVTGSLAILKERFNYFTPTQIRDTLFTTATDLGKKGVDDVFGWGLINLEKAVQGPSQLLRNETYNVTQNDIWTNSLQGKYRLTKQGAGELTLAGNNNHIKEIDVEKGKLALLGKTVSDNINNQGHLTAADLTVNKAFQSSSASHLEIWANNAFIAQGKNTMVNLAGTLLVAEALKQNAQEGQTLTNVLLVRNGANYQGGFDALQPSKILAEKGLRQDLYFKNDRIELKANSNKAFSDPKASGNAKHGLDALNALRDTKVAWRKGTYNNWLQHAVEHNDLQNFHYYIGNNIYADSLAFLRNQTINRLNGTSLSLHRHQDNVPESLKVWVEGNGQRYKSDQKQLDQKTEFKTRDNGFSIAYKVNDKALLIGNLTHLDTNLDKNQATGKIKQLEAGLALRYAQSSHGWFDDISGKIGQINYRQNRYFNGASLASGKNKGLQLSGELRRGYRLTANNWQIEPSLGLQAVHLSMRQLKEQGELATDTTAFHKTDVNLSGGLQVKHLFQFNDWAVTPNLSLNYTHRLNGKNNEIQSDLFGVKIKSKSEIYSNNIAEVGFGLTVEKNNWFTSAEFRQSKFKGGKTSTWLAKFGVQF; translated from the coding sequence ATGAAAAAATATATTTTCAAACCAACATTAGTATCCGCTCTTGTTGCGTCAGTAGTAACTACAGGTGTTTATGCTGAAGAGGATATAGAAAAACAGGAGAAGCAAGCTATCCCTTCTATCATTAACCCACATAATCAGATCGGATTGACAAAACCCATCGCTGAAAAATACAGCGGAAAAGGAGTAAATATCGGCGTGCTTGACGGTGGATTTATGGTAGAACACACCTTAGTTGACCGTAGTAAATTACACTCAGTTACCTTTGAGCTGACGGACTCTTCCGGCAAGAAAAGGCTATACGCCCCACACATTTATGAAATAGAAACAGAGCAAGATGAAGAAGGCAATGAAAAGAAAGTCTATTCCATGCACGGAGGACAAGTAGCAGGCATTATCGGAGCTAAATCCGCTGCTCAACATCAATACGCTGGAGGTATCGCTAAAAACAGTGAAATCTATATAACATCTATTGATCCACAGAAAACAGAAGAAGACACATCAAAATCTGATGACGGACGCAGTGATATTTTGTTAGGTGAAACCTCCGATCTAAAAGATGGGCGTCGAGCATTTTCAACGGCAATTAATAAGTTGGTAGAGAAAAATGTCTTAGCCATTAATAATAGTTGGAACGAAGATGCAGCCACTGACTCGGCACTGGAGTTAGAGCAAAAATATAAAGAAGCTATTGTTCAAGCAAAAGATAATGTATTGATTAATGCGATTAAAGCCGCGGTACAAGAAAATACCTTGATGGTATTTGCAGCAGGTAATGAAAGTAAAAAACAGCCAGGCATTATGGCAGCTCTACCTCAATATCTTCCAGAGCTGGAAAGCCATTATCTTTCTGTAGTTGGCGTAGATGACGGTAAAAACTTATCAGAATATTCTAACCATTGTGGCGTTAGCAAAAATTGGTGTGTAGCAGCACCAGGAAACTTAACTGTACTAGCCACAGATGGCGCGGAAGAAAATAAAAAATACTCCGGCTTAAAACTAGATGCTGGAACATCATACTCTACTCCTGTTGTAACAGGCTCTTTAGCCATTTTAAAAGAGCGGTTCAATTATTTCACTCCAACACAAATCAGAGACACATTATTCACTACTGCAACGGATTTAGGCAAAAAAGGGGTAGATGATGTTTTTGGCTGGGGATTAATTAATCTGGAAAAAGCAGTTCAAGGACCTTCACAACTGTTACGAAACGAAACCTATAATGTTACCCAAAACGACATTTGGACAAACAGTTTGCAAGGAAAATACCGTTTAACTAAACAAGGAGCTGGAGAGCTAACTTTAGCCGGTAACAATAATCACATAAAAGAAATTGACGTTGAAAAAGGAAAATTAGCATTACTCGGTAAAACTGTTTCAGATAACATCAATAATCAAGGACACTTGACTGCTGCTGATTTAACCGTAAATAAAGCATTTCAATCTAGTTCTGCAAGCCATTTGGAAATTTGGGCTAATAACGCCTTCATTGCTCAAGGTAAAAATACTATGGTTAATTTGGCTGGAACACTTTTGGTTGCAGAAGCATTGAAACAAAATGCTCAAGAAGGACAAACCTTAACCAACGTATTGTTGGTGCGTAACGGTGCTAATTATCAAGGCGGTTTTGATGCATTGCAACCGAGCAAAATATTGGCAGAAAAAGGCTTGCGACAAGATTTATATTTCAAAAATGACCGTATTGAATTAAAAGCCAATTCGAATAAGGCATTTAGCGATCCAAAAGCAAGCGGTAACGCTAAACATGGGTTAGATGCATTAAATGCCTTGCGTGACACCAAAGTTGCTTGGCGAAAAGGGACTTATAACAACTGGTTGCAACATGCAGTGGAACATAATGATTTGCAAAATTTCCACTATTATATCGGTAACAATATATATGCCGACAGTTTGGCATTTTTGCGTAACCAAACAATTAACCGTTTAAATGGAACATCTCTCTCGCTACACCGCCACCAAGACAATGTACCAGAATCATTGAAAGTTTGGGTTGAGGGTAACGGACAAAGATATAAATCCGATCAAAAACAGCTGGATCAAAAAACTGAATTTAAAACGCGCGATAATGGATTTAGCATTGCTTATAAAGTAAATGACAAGGCATTATTAATCGGGAATCTAACTCACCTAGACACTAACCTAGATAAAAATCAGGCAACCGGAAAAATAAAACAGCTTGAAGCTGGTTTGGCTCTTCGCTATGCCCAGTCCTCGCATGGTTGGTTCGATGATATTTCAGGAAAAATCGGACAGATTAATTACAGACAAAATCGTTATTTTAACGGTGCTTCGTTGGCTTCCGGCAAAAATAAAGGACTACAGTTGAGTGGAGAACTCCGTCGCGGTTACAGATTAACCGCAAATAATTGGCAGATTGAACCAAGCCTTGGCTTACAAGCAGTACACTTATCAATGCGTCAGTTAAAAGAACAAGGCGAGCTTGCAACCGATACGACAGCCTTCCATAAAACAGATGTCAATTTATCTGGCGGCTTACAAGTAAAACACCTTTTCCAATTTAATGATTGGGCGGTTACACCTAACCTCAGCTTAAATTACACCCACCGCCTTAACGGGAAAAATAATGAAATACAAAGTGATTTATTTGGGGTAAAAATTAAAAGCAAATCTGAAATATACAGTAACAATATCGCTGAAGTGGGATTTGGGCTTACTGTTGAAAAGAATAATTGGTTTACTTCTGCCGAATTTAGACAAAGTAAATTTAAAGGCGGCAAAACTTCTACTTGGTTAGCAAAATTCGGGGTTCAATTTTAA
- a CDS encoding MerR family transcriptional regulator: MTKENISDMHYFKNGLSLKTASKMLGIPASTMRYWDKEGLVTFERNQQNDYRHVSPNTLLDLIDVLDYREMEIPLGKIKQIPQMAADELLALLDENRVELQAKIKNLQKTLAKIDLKEQALKRLNILEKRKPTLVYRQMPPIYKVDLRNTEDVKKSLVPFQSASLFRADNKYDWKAGIWTKNSNGEVIRPADKQPMPYLNGLMYVGRETNDGNADKLIYLAKKLGYRSQYVIYQYLGTIRHPNLGLCDFHEYWMEITRE, translated from the coding sequence ATGACAAAAGAAAATATATCAGATATGCATTATTTTAAAAATGGATTAAGTCTAAAAACTGCTTCGAAAATGCTTGGAATACCGGCTTCTACGATGCGTTACTGGGATAAGGAAGGTTTGGTTACATTTGAGCGAAACCAACAGAACGACTATCGACATGTATCTCCAAACACATTGTTAGATTTAATTGATGTGCTAGATTATCGGGAAATGGAAATACCTCTTGGCAAGATCAAGCAAATTCCACAAATGGCAGCAGATGAATTATTGGCATTATTGGATGAGAATCGAGTAGAGCTACAGGCTAAGATTAAGAATTTACAAAAAACATTAGCCAAAATTGATTTAAAAGAACAGGCGTTAAAGCGTCTAAATATATTAGAGAAAAGAAAGCCAACATTGGTTTATCGCCAAATGCCGCCGATTTATAAGGTAGATCTGCGAAATACAGAAGATGTTAAAAAATCGCTTGTTCCTTTCCAGTCGGCGAGTTTATTTCGTGCAGATAATAAATATGATTGGAAAGCGGGTATTTGGACAAAAAACAGCAATGGAGAGGTTATTCGGCCGGCAGATAAACAACCGATGCCTTATCTTAACGGTTTAATGTATGTTGGGCGAGAAACCAATGATGGCAATGCTGACAAGCTAATTTATTTAGCGAAGAAATTAGGCTATCGTTCACAATATGTTATTTATCAATATCTTGGCACAATTCGTCATCCCAACCTCGGATTGTGCGATTTTCATGAGTATTGGATGGAAATCACTCGGGAATAA